The genome window CTGAAACAGGTAGAGGAAAGATCTATATCAGTGCATGAACTGACAGAAGCTGATGAAGTTTTTTGCACCGGAACTGCTGTGGGAGTTGCTGCTGTAGGGAGTGTTACTTACCGAGGCACAAGGTATTTTGTCGtttaaagggaaattttgaCTTCACAAAAATCGTCTAACATATATTATCATGTGCTACAGATTTGAGTTCAAGGTGGGTGAAAACACTGTATGCCAAGCATTGGGCTCCACTCTTGTAGGCATTCAAACAGGGTTGATTGAGGATAAGGAGGAGTGGATTATCAACATTCACTAACTCTTTTATCATATATGAATCAGTAGTGGTAGTTGATGACTTCAGAATAACTTTTAATCAACTCCATGTTAAGTTCTTCATCACTTCAGCAATATTACCTTATGAAAAATGTTTGATTTCGCAATAAAAACAATGGAAGCTCAAAACCATTTGCACCATCAAAAATACACGCCAAACAGCATGTTGTCAAAGATTATTTTGAACTTgggtaaataatttttcataaaaactttGTTTACACTTGGGGTTTCTTCCCCATCCAAAATAAGACTTGGACAACTTGTTCATGATGAAGTCTTGAACAGTAAGGACAATTGAGAGTCAGGCAAAAGGATCAGACAACCAAGTTttgataatgaaattaaaaaatgtcaattttcttttgaattttaaaattttagaaatgaaataataaaaactctttaaaaaataattttaaaaatataaaagaatttcaaaatacaGTGTTATCTAAACTGAACCGGACTAGGGTATCGGTCTAGTGAGAGGTAAAAAACCCATTGACCTACAAACTAATATGATTTGGTTACCgattcaaaacaaataaattattaaaaaaataagattataaaaattGGTTTTACTACCAATTCAAATGGTTTTTTAGCTTGgttcaaatcaaataaattattaaaaaattgaaaataaaaattgtttcaaCGGCCAATTCAAATGGTTTTTTAACCCTATTCAATCAGTTTGGACTAATTCACGAGGCAACTAGTTTTTTACCTCTCACCAGATCGATGCCCTAGTTTGATTGGTATCTACattattgtcaatgtaggaggaaGTGGGTTTAAGTGCACTAAAAGGGTTATAAGTAGTTGtaggtattgtataaaaaaaatgcaaacacaaaatgaatgtttttttaaatatatataaattgaatcaatataataaattatgcaaAATATGAGATAACTTAATACAACATGGatacaaaaatcatttttttaaaatgagtcgctataataaattatataaaataaaatacaatagaaaataacataaacacaaCACATATACACAATGTACCAGAAATTTTTAAGAtgtgaaaattatataatacacTTAACATATGGATATAACAAGAGTAtgatatagaaataatatgagtATTTTATAAATAGGGGACGAAAACATGacgtaaaattaaataattaaaataatatttattttgaaaaaataaatatatttatgcaTCAAAATTTACTGTAACATGCAAAAATTATTTCTGAATTCTAAAATTGGATTGTCAAGACCTGATTCGACTAAATGGAGGGATTAACTAAGTTGATAGGAAATATTTCCCCAATGGAACTGGATTTTGAGTGCACTGATTTGAGCATTTGGAAAGAAGCTCTCTCCTCCTACAAATCTCGAATCCAATCTCTAAACAAGCCTAATTTGATTTCTCTTGACGAATTTTACACCCACGATCTTCCCTCTCTTCTCCGCCAACGAAACCCTAACCCTTTCATTACCACCGCCGAACTCTCCCGCCTCATGCAGTGGAAGCTCACTCGCGGCAAATTGAGGCCTCGTTTGTTAAACTTCGTTTCCTCTTTGGACGACTCTTCTGTCCAATCCGTTTCTCAAAAGGCTTTCCTCTCCCTTCCCGACATCTCCAAAGCCATCTCCCAGCTTACGGTTTTGAAAGGAGTCGGCCCCGCTACTGCCTCCGCTGTTCTCGCCGCCTACGCTCCTGAAACGGCGCCATTTATGTCCGACGAGGTAACTGCCTCTCCAGTCTTTCtttattggttttttatttgatatgacttttaatttatattcaagGCTATGGTGGCTGCGCTTGGAAGCTCCAAAGATTATTCGTTAAAACAATACTTGTTATTTGTGGAAAAACTACAGAGCAAATCTAAGGTTGGTGAGGTTCCTTTCTATTCTATTAGAGTTATTATTGTAGTTCTTTTGGCATGATCCTTACCTGTATTTTGtcttgatgatgatgatcaaTATTGTGCAATTAAAATATGCTAGTAGTTTTCAAGTTAGTATAATGGCAGTTtaataagaaatatttaaaaagtactTAGCTTATTACAGATGGTATCGGTTAGGCTTAGAACTAGTTAACTTTTGCTATTTAAGATGTTGATCTTTTTTCTTGTGGAGCCTGTTGGAAGTTCAATTCTGTACATTTTAGGTGGAACTTAGTTTCCATTGACAGaatctctttcattttcatgttaCGAAGTTCGTTTCCATTTTCCTTTTGCTTATTTTGATTGAGCACACCTCTTTGCATGGTTCCCCAAAATGGTGTTTGCAGGGCAAATTACTTGACGAAAACTTAGTTTCAGGAGTCAGGACCACAagtgttctttctttcttttcctgaACTCATTGTTTTCATAGTTGATAGCTGATCAAGGGTCACTTTATATTGTTCTGAAGCTTCATTGTTGTCTCACTGAATTTGTAGCTTTCTGATGCTAGTCTTATTGTTTTGTTTCTATTGAATGTTTTATGTTGTTGATAGGTGATCCTAATCCGTCTCTAGTTTTCCTTGTTTCTGATTCTTGGCTAATTGTGTTTTGACTGGGCAACACTATCATATTCCTTAAGGAACAACAAGGCAACTCTAGTATTCTCTAGTTGTTAATATCCATTGGAACCTTTGCCCATTGTATGTTTGTTTGAAGAACTTATTCAATCAGTGTAGAAGCCACTGAAGTTTTGGCTATACTGCTTATAACCTAAAATTAATAGCCTACCAGTGATAAAATTGATTAAGGAAAGATGCTGAATTCTTGATGTTGACAAGTGATAAATTTTTCACTTCGTCCTCAGTCTGTGCCCCTTCTATGCACCTTTGTTGGCTTTATTCATAGGCTAACAAGAATATTTTCTCATAATGTAATGCATGTTGTTATGGGGAAGGATCAATTAATCATTCATCTATGTGCCTGATCCAGGAAATACCTTTTTGAAAAGGATGATCTATGTTTCTTATTACAGGAACTAAGTTCAATGGGTGACTCCTTCAAACCTTCGGATGTAGAAAGGGCTTTGTGGAGTTCAGCTGTAGGCATAAAGTTGCAGTCTTCACAGACAGCTCCGGACAACAAGATCAAGGGAAGcaacaaaagaaagagaaaacattGAATTATCTATGTGCAAGATGATGGAAACTTTTGTGAGTTCTAACATGGCCAAGTATTAATCTTGTTTACTTGATGCTAACACTTTATCAATGTGATGTTGTGCCTTGGTCATATATCTGGCATACATGCATGGAATGCAGCCTGAAATTCCTTGTGTTGGATTTAACTATTTTAGTATGGTTAACCCACtgatattagttaaatattgaCAGTAGCACATTACCATGCTATGGCATCTTGCATGAAGTTACTTTGAGAAAATGTCAGAGACCCAAGTTATATGATGAAACCCTTGATCCATCTTTAACTTACGAGGTAATTTCAGTCCTTTTTCCCCTACTTTATGGATGGCAATTTGCTTGTGGGTGGAATGGTAAAGTGCAGTGCAGGTGCTTTAGATTCAAACCACGGCGTTGTTGAAAGCTAGGGTGAACATACCACCCGGGTTTGGTACTTgaattaactaattattaaCCCACCCACGAGCAAAATAGGGTTGGCTGAAGGACAATGATCTATTTATGGACTCTTTAATGGTTAGCCTAGCTGTTGCGAACTGAAAGCTAAAAAAGGCTCTCAAATAGCagaaaaaacataatttacacCAATGAAATTCTCGTTTTCTTGGtaaaacaaaatgtaatttaataatttaaccaaaaaaaaaaaacaagaatgcAGTTTTACTATAAGAGGAAGAAGTTCCAGGAAGATTTAATGAATCTTCCATTTTGAGCAACCAAAAGcccagttttgtttttttttttcttcatgtaGGGAGATGAAGTCATTGGTTTATAGGTGTCAAGTCGCCATTCGCTTTCCTTGTACTTCCCGTAACCATTGTGTTATTGGAGCCTTTCCCTTTTGATCTATAAAATTACACCAAAAAGAAAGGCCGTGACGGACGAAATCTTCAAGAACTTCCTAAGTCTCTTCTTCTTGTACGGCCTCATTCAACGGCTTTAACCACCAAagtgatgaaaatgaatattatgCCCTCCTTCTCAGACCGTAAACACCGACGGAGTCCCCGAGGAGAGGCTCTCCTCCCTCAAAAGCAGGCCTACCGAGTACTCGAGACTCCCGAAGTCGGCTTCGATGGGGCTTCAACTTCAAGAGCCATTTTCAACCTCTTGACCACTGTTGTGGGACCCGGGATCATGGCGCTCCCAGCCACCGTCAATCAGTTGGACCTAATCACGAGTCTATTCGTCATCATATTCGTCTATATGCTAACGGGATCATCCATCGATAAGATACTCAGGTTCAGTCGAGCCTCCAAGTCGGCCACATATTCAGGCGTTGCCGCCGACGCTTTCGGTGGGACCAACCGTAACATCTTCAGGTTTGCATTGTCATCAACAACTTGGGCATGCTCGTGGTTTACATGATCATCATAGGTAAGTTTgaacccccccccccaaaaaaaaaaagaattaagcTTCGTGGAACGACTAGTTGCCATTCGATCACCtctgaatttgaattgattgCAGGTGATGTGTTGTCGGGGACATGGGAGGATGGGTTCCACCACAAGGGAGTTATGGAAGAATGGTTCGGTGAACACTGGTGGACAACGTGTTCGGCTTTGCTCATGTTCACCACGCTCTTCGTTTTCGCACCTCTCATTTCATTCAAACGCATTGGTAACTAACTCACGCctcaaaaattctaaattgcCGCTATACTCCTTTCTTACTTTTATTGAATGCTTGCTGTTTTTCGTGATTTTAGATTCATTGAGATACACCTCGGCATTGTCAGTTGGTTTCGCGATTGTATTTGTGGCAATAACAGCGGGAGTTACCATTGTTAAGTTGGTGGAAGGGAAAATCGAAATGCATCGTTTAATGTCGAAACTTGAAAACCAGGCATCATTTTGGAAGCTTTTCACCACTGTTCCTGTTCTAGTCACTGCTTATATATGCCACCATAACGGTAAGTCATCACAGATTGATTCCTTCTACACTTCTAAGTCTTTATTATCATAATTTGGGTTTGTTTAGTTGTTGGTTCAAGTAAATTATCTTCCAATTTGTACCAAATTAGTTGCATCTTTGAGTTGATTGAATGCTTTAACGGTAAGAGATGCTTAATGTACCTGTTGATACCTAAAACTCTGCGAAGAACAAATTATCCATTTATGGTTCAACATTACATAGAATTACAAATATCATGCGCTATTGTAACAAAATTTTTCTCTGAAATAAGTATTCCAACAACTCTCCTCCTTACATGGCaaagattgttaaaattttaaaatatgcttGTTTATATGACAATTGATCAAGccttttgtttttatctttttccttttgtcTTGGATACACCTGTGCAGTATTCCCAATAGCGAATGAACTGAGAGACCCTACACAGATGAAGTTAATTGTTAGGAAGTCCCTCATGTTTTGCTCTTCTCTCTACATTGCCACCAGCTTCTTCGGAGTAGTTCTGTTCGGAAATCATATTTTGGATGATGTGCTTGCCAATTTTGATGGTGATCTTGGAATTCCGTATAGCTCGTTGCTCGATGATTTGATCAGAGTGAGCTACGGGCTTCACTTGATGCTTGTTTTCCCAATTGTGTTTTCCTCCCTTCGTCTCAACGTAGATGGTCTTCTATTTCCATATGCCATTCCTATTGCCTTTTCCGAAAAGAGGTTCTTCTCAATGACAGTAGCTCTTATGGGTTTTATCTTTATGGGAGCCAACTTTATTCCTAGCATCTGGGATGCCTTCCAGTTCACTGATGCAACCGCTGCAGCTTGTGTTGGTTCTATCTTTCCAG of Gossypium raimondii isolate GPD5lz chromosome 3, ASM2569854v1, whole genome shotgun sequence contains these proteins:
- the LOC105797280 gene encoding uncharacterized protein LOC105797280, which translates into the protein MEGLTKLIGNISPMELDFECTDLSIWKEALSSYKSRIQSLNKPNLISLDEFYTHDLPSLLRQRNPNPFITTAELSRLMQWKLTRGKLRPRLLNFVSSLDDSSVQSVSQKAFLSLPDISKAISQLTVLKGVGPATASAVLAAYAPETAPFMSDEAMVAALGSSKDYSLKQYLLFVEKLQSKSKELSSMGDSFKPSDVERALWSSAVGIKLQSSQTAPDNKIKGSNKRKRKH